The following proteins come from a genomic window of Candidatus Palauibacter polyketidifaciens:
- a CDS encoding transcription antitermination factor NusB, which yields MNPRAAAHRILGEVRRGTLSDRAASRVLPAVDPADRGLALDIAFGCLRLRARLDAWIGACADRPPSRMDRAVRDWLRIGVYQLTELRTPDHAAVGETVGAARSVLGRRRAGYVNAVLRALARRRDADSGGGADARAAGRAGAPAGGDPFPDPDEDPVGHLCSWGSHPEWLVRRWLARWELADVRRLVEQHNRPPDVVVRMLDGGDPAPPDGVELEPVPGWPRSYRLERGLPETALSHLRAVVQDPAASAVVDYTGDRLAEPVLDVCAAPGTKALGLAAGYGVAVVALDISHRRLVRLGAPARRLGLPVSAAVADARRLPVAEAGTVLADVPCTGTGVLRRRADARWRLEQRGLDDLVALQREIVDACAAAVRPGGLLVYSTCSLEREENEGQVDAFLDRRPDYRRDLPGAGARSDCVTPRGDLFVRPWLTGTDGAYAARLRRIA from the coding sequence TTGAACCCCCGCGCGGCGGCCCACCGGATCCTGGGCGAGGTGCGGCGCGGGACGCTCTCCGACCGCGCGGCATCGCGCGTCCTCCCGGCCGTGGACCCGGCCGACCGCGGACTCGCGCTGGACATCGCCTTCGGCTGCCTCCGCCTGCGCGCCCGCCTCGACGCCTGGATTGGGGCCTGCGCCGACCGGCCGCCCTCCCGCATGGACCGGGCGGTGCGCGACTGGCTTCGCATCGGCGTATACCAGCTCACGGAGTTGCGGACGCCGGACCACGCGGCGGTGGGGGAGACCGTCGGCGCGGCGCGTTCCGTGCTGGGGCGCCGGCGCGCGGGGTACGTGAACGCCGTTCTGCGGGCGCTCGCGAGGCGCCGCGACGCCGATTCCGGCGGCGGTGCGGATGCGCGGGCGGCCGGCCGCGCGGGCGCGCCTGCGGGCGGCGACCCCTTCCCCGATCCGGACGAGGACCCGGTGGGACACCTCTGCTCCTGGGGTTCGCATCCGGAGTGGCTCGTCCGGCGATGGCTCGCCCGCTGGGAGTTGGCGGACGTGCGGCGGCTCGTCGAACAGCACAACCGGCCGCCCGACGTCGTCGTGCGCATGTTGGACGGGGGGGATCCGGCGCCGCCCGACGGCGTGGAACTCGAGCCCGTCCCGGGCTGGCCGCGCTCCTACCGGCTCGAAAGGGGGCTGCCGGAGACGGCGCTCTCCCATCTGCGGGCGGTGGTTCAGGACCCTGCGGCCTCCGCCGTGGTAGATTATACGGGAGACCGGCTCGCGGAGCCGGTGCTCGACGTGTGCGCGGCGCCGGGCACGAAGGCCCTCGGGCTCGCCGCGGGGTACGGCGTGGCGGTCGTGGCGCTCGACATCTCGCACCGGCGGCTGGTCCGCCTCGGCGCGCCGGCCCGCCGGCTCGGGCTGCCGGTGAGCGCGGCCGTCGCCGACGCGCGGCGGCTTCCGGTCGCCGAGGCCGGGACCGTGCTCGCCGATGTGCCCTGCACGGGCACCGGAGTACTGCGACGGCGGGCCGACGCCCGCTGGCGGCTCGAACAGCGCGGCCTCGACGACCTCGTGGCCCTGCAGCGCGAGATCGTGGACGCGTGCGCCGCGGCCGTGAGACCGGGCGGGCTGTTGGTGTACAGCACGTGTTCGCTCGAACGCGAGGAGAACGAAGGACAGGTGGACGCCTTTCTGGACCGCAGGCCCGACTACCGGCGCGATCTGCCCGGCGCGGGCGCGCGTAGCGACTGTGTGACGCCCCGCGGCGACCTCTTCGTGCGCCCGTGGCTCACCGGCACGGACGGCGCCTACGCCGCGCGTCTGCGGCGGATCGCGTGA
- the def gene encoding peptide deformylase produces MILDIRIFGDPVLREKCAPVAEIDDEIRRLAADMQETMYDADGIGLAAPQVGVPIRLFVYDVRDDEIPPGVLVNPEIVEEKGATKEEEGCLSIPGLSETVERSESIVARGLGLDGESVEIRADGILSRCIQHEKDHLDGILFLDRVSPLKRKILLAKWRKQERD; encoded by the coding sequence GTGATCCTCGACATCCGCATCTTCGGAGACCCCGTCCTGCGGGAGAAGTGCGCGCCCGTGGCGGAGATCGACGACGAGATCCGCCGACTCGCCGCCGACATGCAGGAGACGATGTACGATGCGGACGGCATCGGTCTCGCGGCGCCCCAGGTGGGCGTGCCGATCCGTCTCTTCGTGTACGACGTGCGCGACGACGAGATCCCGCCCGGCGTTCTCGTGAACCCCGAGATCGTCGAAGAGAAGGGCGCGACGAAGGAGGAGGAGGGATGCCTGAGCATCCCCGGACTGTCGGAGACGGTCGAGCGGAGCGAGTCCATCGTCGCCCGCGGCCTCGGACTGGACGGCGAGTCGGTCGAGATCCGCGCCGACGGCATTCTGAGCCGCTGCATCCAGCACGAGAAGGACCACCTGGACGGGATCCTCTTCCTGGACCGCGTGAGTCCGCTCAAGCGCAAGATCCTGCTCGCGAAGTGGCGGAAACAGGAGCGGGACTGA
- the tgt gene encoding tRNA guanosine(34) transglycosylase Tgt has translation MTGPADAATGPPDAAAGPTDAGRFRVEGTSGRARAATLRLSRGTIHTPCFMPVGTLGTVKSLTPGELRDAGVEVLLGNAYHLYLRPGTRVLQELGGLHRFMGWDGPILTDSGGFQVFSLARINRIDDEGVTFRSHLDGSLHRLTPELSMEIQAAIGSDIRMAFDECPPAESSPEAARTAVERTLAWLARCRASHEAHRDAHPDEDGLLFPIVQGASCEDLRLESVERTLAMGEWPGVGIGGLSVGEEKDVTHRVLDAIEPVLPADRPRYLMGVGYPDDVIEAVRRGVDMFDCVAPTRNGRNGTAFTAEGTLNIKGARFASDPAPLDETCDGPCCTDYSRAYLRHLFVSGELLGLRLLSLHNVRFLIRLTSHARAAILRGQYDRWADDWLATYRRGPPSPATEQEGEDGPC, from the coding sequence GTGACGGGCCCCGCAGACGCCGCGACGGGACCGCCGGACGCCGCGGCCGGACCCACGGACGCCGGGCGCTTTCGCGTCGAGGGGACGAGCGGGCGGGCGCGCGCCGCGACCCTCCGCCTGTCGCGGGGCACGATCCACACCCCCTGCTTCATGCCCGTCGGGACGCTCGGGACGGTGAAATCGCTCACCCCCGGGGAACTCCGCGACGCGGGGGTCGAGGTCCTGCTCGGGAACGCCTATCACCTCTACCTGAGGCCGGGCACGCGCGTGCTACAGGAACTCGGCGGGCTCCACCGTTTCATGGGATGGGACGGTCCCATCCTCACCGACTCCGGCGGGTTCCAGGTCTTCTCGCTCGCCCGCATCAACCGGATCGACGACGAGGGCGTCACCTTCCGCAGCCACCTGGACGGGAGCCTGCACCGGCTCACGCCGGAACTCTCGATGGAGATCCAGGCCGCCATCGGCTCCGACATCCGCATGGCGTTCGACGAATGTCCCCCCGCGGAGTCTTCCCCCGAGGCCGCGCGGACGGCGGTAGAACGCACGCTCGCCTGGCTGGCGCGGTGCCGGGCGAGTCACGAAGCGCACCGGGATGCGCATCCGGACGAGGACGGCCTCCTCTTTCCCATCGTCCAGGGCGCCTCCTGCGAGGACCTTCGTCTCGAGTCCGTCGAACGCACGCTCGCGATGGGCGAGTGGCCGGGCGTCGGGATCGGAGGACTCTCCGTAGGCGAGGAGAAAGACGTGACGCACCGCGTGCTCGACGCGATCGAACCCGTCCTTCCCGCCGACCGGCCCCGCTACCTGATGGGCGTCGGCTATCCCGACGACGTCATCGAGGCGGTGCGGCGCGGCGTGGACATGTTCGACTGCGTGGCGCCGACCCGGAACGGCCGGAACGGCACCGCCTTCACCGCCGAGGGTACCCTCAACATCAAGGGTGCGCGCTTCGCATCCGACCCCGCGCCGCTCGACGAGACGTGCGACGGCCCCTGCTGCACCGACTACAGCCGCGCCTACCTGCGGCACCTCTTCGTGAGCGGCGAACTGCTCGGCCTGCGGCTCCTCTCGCTGCACAACGTGCGCTTCCTGATCCGATTGACTTCCCACGCGCGCGCGGCGATCCTGCGGGGCCAATATGACCGCTGGGCCGACGACTGGCTTGCGACCTACCGGCGCGGCCCCCCGAGCCCCGCTACCGAACAGGAAGGTGAGGACGGACCATGCTGA
- the fmt gene encoding methionyl-tRNA formyltransferase produces MRVLFWGTPEFGLPALEAMRGAGHDIAGVVTNPDRPAGRGRRPRTSPVKAWALEAGVPVLQPERPGEEAFLAAARRLRPDISVVAAYGRLLPQVALDLPPLGSLNVHASLLPALRGAAPINWAIIRGHRESGVSIQRMVAELDAGPVLGQTRIPIPAAMTAGELYAEAAKAGGARLVAVLGDLASGRAVERAQDDARATWAPKLDRETARIDWSRPAAEVANRLRGCDPWPAAWTSLAAPAALAGRTVQCFEPSVEGSPAGGGVADSAHSGAAPGTVVRADPVRGLRVATGSGTVAVGAVKPAGRRRMSAAAWVRGLPDPKEVRFD; encoded by the coding sequence ATGAGGGTTCTGTTCTGGGGCACGCCGGAGTTCGGACTCCCCGCGCTGGAGGCGATGCGGGGGGCGGGGCACGACATCGCGGGCGTCGTCACGAACCCGGACCGACCCGCCGGGCGGGGGAGGCGTCCGCGGACGAGTCCGGTGAAGGCGTGGGCGCTCGAGGCCGGAGTGCCCGTGCTGCAGCCCGAGCGTCCCGGCGAGGAGGCCTTCCTCGCCGCCGCCCGCCGCCTGCGTCCCGACATCTCCGTCGTCGCGGCGTACGGCCGTCTCCTCCCGCAGGTGGCGCTGGATCTGCCGCCGCTCGGATCGCTGAACGTGCACGCGTCGCTCCTGCCCGCGCTGCGCGGCGCGGCCCCCATCAACTGGGCCATCATCCGCGGGCACCGCGAGTCCGGGGTCAGCATCCAGCGCATGGTCGCGGAACTCGACGCCGGTCCCGTGCTCGGGCAGACGCGGATCCCCATCCCGGCGGCGATGACGGCCGGGGAACTGTACGCGGAGGCCGCGAAGGCCGGGGGCGCACGGCTCGTCGCGGTGCTCGGCGACCTGGCGTCCGGGCGGGCGGTGGAGCGGGCGCAGGACGACGCGCGTGCGACATGGGCGCCGAAGCTCGACCGCGAGACGGCGCGCATCGACTGGTCTCGCCCCGCGGCCGAGGTGGCGAACCGGCTCCGCGGGTGCGACCCGTGGCCCGCCGCGTGGACCTCCCTCGCCGCGCCCGCCGCCCTCGCCGGGAGAACCGTGCAGTGCTTCGAGCCGAGCGTCGAAGGTTCGCCCGCTGGCGGCGGCGTCGCCGACAGCGCGCACTCGGGAGCCGCGCCGGGCACCGTCGTCCGGGCCGATCCCGTTCGGGGACTGCGCGTCGCGACGGGATCGGGCACGGTCGCCGTCGGCGCCGTGAAGCCGGCCGGCCGCCGCCGCATGAGCGCGGCCGCATGGGTGAGGGGCCTCCCGGATCCGAAGGAGGTCCGTTTCGACTGA
- the ruvA gene encoding Holliday junction branch migration protein RuvA, which produces MIRRLRGELIGRAEGAVEVLTGDGVGYEVGVPLGLAGRLPPEGSEVELHTVLVVRDDAFELFGFETPRDRELFQRLRVPSGVGPRLALAILGALRPERVVRAIRAKDHRTLQTVSGVGKKTAERIVIELADKLDDLGDMGDDPVPGGGVAAAAVQALRGLGYPRSQSENAVSRAMQGLAQAGEEPDVGAEELVRRALQHV; this is translated from the coding sequence GTGATCCGGCGTCTTCGGGGCGAACTCATCGGGCGCGCGGAGGGCGCCGTCGAGGTCCTCACGGGCGACGGCGTCGGCTATGAGGTCGGCGTGCCGCTCGGGCTCGCCGGACGCCTCCCGCCCGAGGGGTCCGAGGTCGAACTGCACACGGTCCTCGTCGTGCGCGACGACGCCTTCGAGCTGTTCGGCTTCGAGACGCCGCGCGACCGCGAACTCTTCCAGCGGCTCCGGGTCCCGAGCGGGGTGGGCCCCCGGCTCGCGCTCGCGATCCTGGGAGCGCTCCGGCCCGAACGCGTCGTGCGCGCGATCCGGGCCAAGGACCACCGCACGCTCCAGACCGTGAGCGGCGTCGGCAAGAAGACGGCCGAACGCATCGTGATCGAACTCGCGGACAAGCTCGACGACCTCGGCGACATGGGCGACGACCCCGTGCCGGGTGGGGGGGTCGCCGCGGCGGCCGTGCAGGCGCTGCGCGGCCTCGGCTACCCGCGCTCCCAGAGCGAGAACGCCGTCAGCCGCGCCATGCAGGGACTCGCGCAGGCGGGCGAGGAGCCCGACGTGGGGGCCGAGGAACTCGTGCGCCGCGCGCTGCAGCACGTATGA
- a CDS encoding thiamine phosphate synthase, which produces MRRRSVSTEPRLPRLHVLVSERELGDPPGSSSPRGPGDRCGPGGLAAVERVLERAAPLAIHLRARISARRLFEVADRLAPIASRAGGWFVVNGRPDVALAAGARAVQLGRTALGVEETRRMVRACAGRLAIGASVHDAEGALRAAREGAEYIVLGTIYATPSHPGVEGSGPAAVSAVRRRLTAHRLAVHRPSARRPPPILAIGGIGADRVEEVTEAGAYGIVVGRAVWSAPDPARAALGLRRQLDRLDRRDG; this is translated from the coding sequence ATCCGAAGGAGGTCCGTTTCGACTGAGCCACGACTTCCGCGACTGCACGTCCTCGTCTCGGAGCGGGAACTGGGCGACCCGCCCGGTTCGAGCAGCCCGCGTGGCCCGGGCGACCGGTGTGGCCCGGGCGGGCTCGCGGCCGTCGAGCGCGTGCTGGAGCGCGCGGCGCCCCTCGCGATCCATCTGCGGGCCCGGATCAGCGCCCGGCGGCTGTTCGAGGTCGCGGACCGGCTCGCCCCCATCGCGTCCCGCGCCGGGGGCTGGTTCGTCGTGAACGGACGGCCCGACGTGGCGCTGGCGGCGGGTGCGCGGGCCGTACAACTTGGGCGGACCGCGCTCGGGGTGGAGGAGACGCGCCGAATGGTCCGGGCGTGCGCGGGGAGGCTCGCGATCGGAGCCTCCGTGCATGACGCGGAGGGGGCGCTGCGAGCGGCCCGGGAGGGCGCTGAGTACATCGTGCTCGGCACGATCTACGCGACGCCCTCGCACCCGGGGGTCGAGGGAAGCGGTCCCGCCGCCGTGTCCGCGGTTCGCCGCCGACTGACCGCCCACCGGCTCGCCGTTCACCGACCTTCCGCTCGGCGTCCGCCCCCGATCCTCGCGATCGGAGGCATCGGCGCGGATCGGGTCGAGGAGGTGACGGAGGCGGGAGCGTACGGCATCGTGGTAGGGCGGGCCGTGTGGTCCGCGCCGGACCCGGCGCGAGCCGCGCTCGGCCTGCGCAGACAGCTCGACCGGCTCGACCGGCGGGACGGCTGA
- the ruvC gene encoding crossover junction endodeoxyribonuclease RuvC: protein MLGVDPGTRATGYGFVEGRRPGGPAYRLIECGVVRPRGEGLPGRLVDIHTAALELIDRLEPTCVAIESAFHGRNARTALVLGHARGVLVLAAALRELPVHEYAPREIKKRVVGTGAASKEQVGFMVKHHLRLGEPPRPADAADGCAVALCHLLGGPTR, encoded by the coding sequence GTGCTGGGCGTCGACCCGGGCACGCGGGCGACCGGCTACGGCTTCGTCGAAGGGCGCCGCCCGGGAGGGCCCGCGTATCGCCTCATCGAGTGCGGCGTCGTGCGGCCGCGCGGAGAGGGCCTCCCCGGGCGTCTCGTCGACATCCACACCGCGGCGCTTGAACTCATCGACCGGTTGGAGCCGACCTGCGTGGCCATCGAGAGCGCCTTCCACGGGCGGAACGCGCGCACCGCGCTCGTGCTCGGGCACGCCAGGGGCGTCCTCGTGCTTGCCGCCGCGCTCCGGGAGCTGCCGGTGCACGAGTACGCGCCGCGCGAAATCAAGAAGCGCGTCGTCGGGACAGGCGCCGCGAGCAAGGAACAGGTCGGGTTCATGGTCAAGCACCACCTGCGGCTCGGCGAGCCGCCGCGTCCGGCGGATGCGGCGGACGGGTGCGCGGTCGCGCTCTGCCACCTCCTCGGCGGACCGACCCGGTGA
- the queA gene encoding tRNA preQ1(34) S-adenosylmethionine ribosyltransferase-isomerase QueA: MTDERAGRTEAYDYELPAELIAARPAARRDASRLLVLDRGRRRFTDAAFPALIERLRAGDAVVVNDSRVFPARLLGRKPTGARAEILLIRPESDALQPFAPFDEADTHFWRAMVRPGGKLKPGRTVDIADGFAVEILDSASDGTRLVRLAGDADPWSLILRHGRVPLPPYIVRGAPEEPVGARDGAWQACDDADDRERYQTVYAAPAGSVAAPTAGLHFTRETLAAIEARGVRLVSLTLHVGFGTFRPVTADRIDAHEVAREAYSFSASAAAALNATRAAGGRVFAVGTTSCRVLETVVAGGGRGGGVPAGGPFAPGRGWTDLFIRPPYTFRAVDALVTNFHLPRSSLLMLVAAFAGRKLTLEAYAHAIRERYRFYSYGDAMVIT; encoded by the coding sequence ATGACGGATGAGCGGGCGGGCCGGACGGAGGCGTACGATTACGAGCTGCCGGCCGAGCTGATCGCGGCCCGCCCGGCCGCGCGGCGCGACGCCAGCCGCCTCCTCGTGCTGGATCGCGGGCGGCGCCGCTTCACGGACGCGGCCTTCCCCGCGCTGATCGAGCGGCTCCGCGCCGGCGATGCCGTCGTCGTCAACGACAGCCGCGTCTTCCCGGCCCGGCTGCTGGGCCGCAAGCCGACCGGCGCGCGCGCCGAGATCCTCCTCATCCGCCCCGAGTCCGACGCGCTCCAGCCGTTCGCCCCCTTCGACGAGGCGGACACCCACTTCTGGCGCGCCATGGTCCGCCCCGGCGGCAAGCTCAAGCCCGGCCGCACGGTGGACATCGCGGACGGGTTCGCCGTCGAGATCCTCGACTCCGCCTCCGACGGCACCCGCCTCGTGCGGCTGGCCGGCGACGCCGACCCGTGGAGCCTGATCCTGCGCCACGGCCGCGTCCCCCTCCCGCCGTACATCGTCCGCGGCGCCCCAGAGGAGCCGGTTGGGGCCCGGGACGGGGCGTGGCAGGCGTGCGACGATGCCGACGACCGGGAGCGCTACCAGACGGTGTATGCGGCGCCGGCCGGGAGCGTCGCCGCCCCGACGGCGGGACTTCATTTCACCCGGGAGACGCTCGCCGCGATCGAGGCCCGAGGCGTCCGTCTCGTCTCCCTCACCCTCCACGTCGGGTTCGGCACCTTCCGCCCCGTGACCGCGGACCGGATCGACGCGCACGAAGTCGCCCGCGAGGCGTACAGCTTCTCCGCCTCCGCGGCCGCGGCCCTGAACGCGACGCGCGCGGCGGGCGGGCGCGTGTTCGCCGTCGGCACGACCTCCTGCCGCGTGCTGGAGACCGTCGTCGCGGGCGGCGGCAGGGGCGGCGGCGTTCCGGCGGGAGGCCCCTTCGCACCGGGACGGGGCTGGACGGACCTCTTCATCCGTCCCCCGTACACCTTCCGCGCGGTGGACGCCCTCGTGACGAACTTCCACCTTCCGCGCTCCAGCCTGCTCATGCTCGTCGCGGCATTCGCGGGCCGGAAACTCACGCTCGAGGCCTACGCGCACGCGATCCGCGAGCGATACCGCTTCTATTCGTACGGCGACGCGATGGTCATCACATGA
- a CDS encoding thiazole synthase — translation MTPLEIAGRTFASRLIVGTGKYPSPEIMLEAIRASGADMVTVAVRRVDIENPDRDDILRTLSPDEFSLLPNTAACYSAEEAIRAARLGRAAGMSDWVKLEVIGDPDTLLPHTEELIEATRVLVAEGFVVLPYTNDDLITALRLEEAGAAAVMPLASPIGSGLGLLNPLNIRIIKSRLSVPVIVDAGVGTASDACATMEQGVDGILMNTAIAAAEDPVEMAGAMRMAVEAGRRAYLAGRMPRREWAVPSSPLEGVPPPA, via the coding sequence ATGACGCCGCTCGAAATCGCCGGCCGCACCTTCGCTTCCCGGCTCATCGTCGGAACGGGGAAATACCCGAGTCCCGAGATCATGCTCGAAGCGATCCGAGCCTCCGGCGCCGACATGGTCACCGTCGCCGTGCGCCGGGTCGACATCGAGAACCCCGACCGCGACGACATCCTCCGCACGCTGAGCCCGGACGAGTTCAGCCTGCTGCCGAACACCGCCGCCTGCTACAGCGCCGAGGAGGCGATCCGCGCGGCGCGGCTGGGGCGGGCGGCGGGCATGAGCGACTGGGTGAAGCTCGAGGTCATCGGCGACCCCGACACGCTCCTCCCCCACACCGAGGAGTTGATCGAGGCCACGCGCGTGCTCGTTGCCGAGGGGTTCGTCGTGCTCCCGTACACGAACGACGACCTCATCACGGCGTTGCGGCTCGAAGAGGCCGGGGCCGCCGCGGTGATGCCGCTCGCCTCGCCGATCGGGAGCGGTCTCGGACTCCTCAACCCGCTCAACATCCGCATCATCAAGTCCCGCCTGTCCGTTCCGGTCATCGTCGACGCCGGCGTGGGCACGGCGTCCGACGCCTGCGCGACGATGGAGCAGGGCGTGGACGGGATCCTCATGAACACGGCGATCGCGGCGGCGGAGGACCCGGTGGAGATGGCCGGCGCCATGCGGATGGCGGTGGAGGCCGGCCGGCGCGCCTACCTCGCCGGCCGCATGCCCCGACGCGAATGGGCGGTGCCTTCGAGCCCGCTCGAGGGCGTGCCGCCGCCGGCTTGA
- a CDS encoding YebC/PmpR family DNA-binding transcriptional regulator → MAGHSKWSKIKRQKAVTDKAKGKLFSKLGREIAVAAREGGGDPDFNPRLRTAIDNAKSQRMPADNIDRAVRRGTGDLPGANFEEVTHEGYAPGGAALYLECLTDNPRRTLAELRHLLDKRGGNLGQSGSVAWMFERKGQILVSADECDEDAVLDAALEAGAENFESEDGMYVVTTAAPDFHDVLGAMRDAGVPVEEAELAMVPGNTVKLEGRDAEKVLAVLHALDEHDDVLKVNTNVDLEEAEGADWEAP, encoded by the coding sequence GTGGCGGGCCATTCGAAGTGGTCGAAGATCAAGCGCCAGAAGGCGGTGACCGACAAGGCGAAGGGGAAGCTCTTCTCCAAGCTCGGTCGCGAAATCGCCGTGGCGGCGCGGGAAGGCGGAGGAGATCCGGACTTCAATCCGCGCCTGCGGACCGCGATCGACAACGCGAAGAGCCAGCGGATGCCGGCCGACAACATCGATCGCGCCGTGCGCCGCGGGACGGGGGACCTGCCGGGCGCGAACTTCGAGGAGGTCACGCACGAGGGCTACGCGCCGGGCGGCGCCGCGCTCTACCTCGAGTGCCTGACGGACAACCCCCGGCGCACGCTGGCCGAACTCCGGCACCTGCTCGACAAGCGGGGCGGCAACCTGGGCCAGAGCGGCTCCGTCGCGTGGATGTTCGAACGCAAGGGTCAGATCCTCGTCTCCGCCGACGAGTGCGACGAGGACGCGGTGCTCGACGCGGCGCTCGAGGCGGGGGCGGAGAACTTCGAGTCCGAGGACGGGATGTACGTCGTGACGACGGCGGCGCCCGACTTCCACGACGTGCTCGGCGCGATGCGCGACGCCGGCGTTCCGGTCGAGGAGGCGGAACTCGCGATGGTGCCCGGCAACACGGTGAAACTGGAGGGGCGCGACGCGGAGAAGGTCCTCGCCGTCCTGCACGCGCTCGACGAGCACGACGACGTGCTGAAGGTGAATACGAACGTGGATCTGGAGGAGGCGGAGGGGGCGGACTGGGAGGCTCCCTGA
- the yajC gene encoding preprotein translocase subunit YajC, giving the protein MLMLNLMAAPQGGAPNQAASLMMVFGFIAIFYFLFFRPQRKQQKEHAELVKNLKRGDKVSTIGGIVGEIVHLTNDIVTIKSGDTRVEVERSKIGKVN; this is encoded by the coding sequence ATGCTGATGCTGAACCTCATGGCCGCCCCCCAAGGAGGGGCGCCGAATCAGGCCGCCAGCCTGATGATGGTGTTCGGATTCATCGCCATCTTCTACTTCCTCTTCTTCCGTCCGCAGCGAAAGCAGCAGAAGGAGCACGCGGAGCTGGTGAAGAACCTGAAGCGGGGGGACAAGGTTTCGACGATCGGCGGCATCGTGGGCGAGATCGTCCACCTCACGAACGACATCGTCACGATCAAGAGCGGCGACACGCGGGTCGAAGTCGAGCGCTCGAAGATCGGCAAGGTCAACTAG
- the thiS gene encoding sulfur carrier protein ThiS: MQIQVNGKERDIPAGTSVATLLRDLGLDGRMLVVELNRRIVRPPEIESVQLEAGDRVELVHFVGGG; encoded by the coding sequence ATGCAGATACAGGTGAACGGAAAGGAGCGGGACATTCCCGCGGGAACGTCGGTCGCGACGTTGCTCCGGGATCTCGGCCTCGATGGACGCATGCTCGTCGTCGAACTCAATCGGCGGATCGTCCGTCCGCCCGAGATCGAGAGCGTGCAGCTGGAGGCGGGGGACCGCGTCGAACTCGTCCACTTCGTGGGAGGCGGATGA
- the ruvB gene encoding Holliday junction branch migration DNA helicase RuvB: MTAPGPPGRSGDTRNAGDPGAGGDAGAGGEARPRTEITTPEVLESDERPDASLRPRRLDEFIGQARVKESLSVFVEAALGREEALDHTLFYGPPGLGKTTLALLLAEELGVGIKLTSGPVLEKPGDLAGLLTNLPPRGILFIDEIHRLRPVIEEFLYPAMEDYRIEIRLGDGPRVETFSMKLERFTLVGATTRFGLLTAPMRARFGVIERLGYYPPEELARIVTRSASLLDIPITPGGAGEIARRARGTPRIANRLLRRVRDYAQVRSDGTIDSGTAEKGLTLLNVDEYGLDEMDARVLKAIIETFDGGPVGLASLAVAVGEDAGTLEEVYEPYLIQNGYMQRTSRGRVATRKAYERFGYALPSDREGSEGGSQGALFGDDG; the protein is encoded by the coding sequence ATGACCGCACCGGGGCCGCCGGGCCGATCCGGCGACACGAGGAACGCGGGCGACCCGGGCGCCGGGGGCGATGCGGGCGCCGGGGGCGAGGCCCGTCCGCGCACGGAGATCACGACGCCGGAGGTGCTCGAGAGCGACGAGCGCCCGGACGCCTCGCTGCGCCCGCGGCGGCTCGACGAGTTCATCGGACAGGCGCGGGTCAAGGAAAGCCTCTCCGTCTTCGTGGAGGCGGCGCTGGGTCGCGAGGAAGCGCTCGACCACACCCTCTTCTACGGTCCTCCGGGCCTCGGGAAGACGACGCTCGCTCTCCTCCTCGCGGAGGAACTCGGCGTCGGGATCAAGCTCACATCGGGCCCCGTGCTCGAGAAGCCGGGCGACCTCGCGGGCCTGCTCACGAACCTCCCGCCGCGCGGGATCCTCTTCATCGACGAGATCCACCGTCTCCGGCCCGTGATCGAGGAGTTCCTCTATCCGGCGATGGAGGATTACCGCATCGAGATCCGGCTCGGCGACGGGCCCCGGGTGGAGACCTTCTCGATGAAGCTCGAGCGCTTCACGCTCGTGGGCGCGACGACCCGTTTCGGGCTCCTGACCGCCCCAATGCGCGCGCGCTTCGGCGTCATCGAGCGCCTCGGCTACTACCCGCCGGAGGAACTCGCGCGCATCGTCACTCGCTCCGCGAGCCTCCTCGACATCCCGATCACGCCCGGGGGCGCCGGGGAGATCGCCCGCCGCGCCCGCGGCACCCCCCGGATCGCGAACCGCCTCCTGCGCCGCGTCCGCGACTACGCGCAGGTACGGAGCGACGGCACGATCGATTCCGGGACGGCGGAGAAGGGCCTCACGCTGCTAAACGTCGACGAGTACGGCCTTGACGAGATGGACGCGCGCGTGCTGAAGGCGATCATCGAGACCTTCGACGGGGGGCCGGTGGGACTCGCCTCCCTCGCGGTCGCCGTGGGTGAGGACGCGGGGACGCTCGAGGAGGTCTACGAGCCGTACCTGATCCAGAACGGGTACATGCAGCGCACGTCACGCGGCCGCGTGGCCACCCGGAAGGCGTACGAGCGCTTCGGTTACGCCCTCCCGAGCGACCGGGAGGGGTCGGAGGGCGGGTCACAGGGTGCGCTGTTCGGCGATGACGGATGA